One window of the Mycobacterium xenopi genome contains the following:
- a CDS encoding acyl-CoA dehydrogenase family protein — MDFSYPPEVERFRNELRTWLAANLTDDVVAAGPRSGRDDAAFEMLRAWNATLADAGWAAVSWPRQYGGRGATVLEQLVYAEETTRARAPVPLNVIGINNIAPAIMQYGTDKQKLTLLPRMVRADDIWCQGMSEPEAGSDLASLRTRAVRDGDHFVVNGQKIWTSLGHRADWCQLYVRTDPEAPKHKGISCLIVDMSLPGIQARPLVTLTGEADFAELFFDDVRVPADALLGPLNQGWQVATTTLSHERAGAARLYAGLQVQLDDLVADLAGIEVNGRPVRDDPVTLRRLGELAMRIKYLEVLCQRSISAMLHGGDAFSSASLAKTIWGELGQDLAALAFDVLGPYGANGRWADRRLASRSLTIAGGTTQINKNVTAQRVLGLPRQ; from the coding sequence GTGGATTTCTCATACCCGCCAGAGGTGGAGCGGTTCCGTAACGAATTGCGGACGTGGCTGGCCGCGAACCTAACTGACGACGTCGTGGCTGCGGGCCCGCGGAGCGGTCGCGACGATGCCGCGTTCGAGATGCTTCGGGCATGGAATGCGACACTCGCAGACGCGGGCTGGGCTGCCGTTTCGTGGCCACGGCAGTACGGCGGCCGCGGCGCGACAGTGCTCGAGCAGCTCGTGTACGCCGAGGAGACGACTCGCGCGCGAGCGCCTGTGCCGCTCAATGTGATCGGCATCAACAACATCGCGCCGGCGATTATGCAGTACGGCACCGACAAGCAGAAGCTCACGCTGCTTCCCCGCATGGTTCGCGCCGACGATATCTGGTGTCAGGGAATGTCGGAACCCGAAGCTGGCTCGGATCTCGCCTCGTTGCGCACTCGAGCGGTGCGCGACGGCGACCATTTCGTCGTCAACGGCCAGAAGATCTGGACTTCGCTCGGGCATCGGGCCGATTGGTGCCAGCTGTACGTGCGCACCGACCCGGAAGCCCCGAAGCACAAGGGAATTTCATGTCTGATCGTGGACATGTCTTTACCCGGCATCCAGGCCCGGCCTCTCGTGACCCTCACCGGCGAAGCCGATTTCGCCGAATTGTTCTTCGACGACGTGCGGGTCCCGGCCGATGCGCTGCTCGGCCCGCTGAACCAGGGCTGGCAGGTCGCCACCACCACGCTCAGCCATGAGCGTGCCGGAGCGGCGCGGCTGTACGCCGGATTGCAAGTACAGCTGGACGATCTGGTGGCCGACCTGGCCGGAATCGAGGTCAACGGCCGGCCTGTGCGGGACGACCCAGTGACGCTGCGCCGCCTCGGCGAGCTGGCCATGCGCATCAAGTACCTCGAAGTGCTCTGCCAGCGCTCGATTTCGGCGATGCTGCACGGTGGCGACGCGTTTTCGTCGGCCAGTCTGGCAAAGACGATTTGGGGCGAGCTAGGGCAAGACCTTGCCGCATTAGCTTTCGACGTGCTCGGGCCGTATGGTGCCAATGGCCGGTGGGCCGACCGCCGGCTGGCCTCCCGCTCGCTGACAATCGCCGGCGGCACGACACAGATCAACAAGAACGTCACCGCACAGCGCGTCCTGGGATTGCCGCGCCAATGA
- a CDS encoding acyl-CoA dehydrogenase family protein, which yields MNLELSDEQLALRDTVRRFVAEKASIAGHVRPLLDDPTGVTSEVWQGLADLGTTGLLVPQHYGGAGMTMVEAGIVLEELGAALYPGPWLSSAVAATRALIRFGVDAAAFLPGIAEGTTIATVGPLIQDRPLPRTTGGQFVRGEIGLLPDAAAASLLLVLVDELDSTALFAVETSAPGVVVTPQPGIDQTHKQFRVTLDDAPAQRLAVASAEGVAALVDDVLIASAADALGAARAVMESAIEYAKVRKQFGQPIGAFQAVQHLCVDMYETVELARSGVMHALWAADAADSYERRLAALRAKAFAGRLSTVGDIAIQVFGGIGYTWEHDAHLYLKRLLNWHSLFGSCDRYLEEVGAQLVHQSARSNS from the coding sequence ATGAACCTCGAACTCAGCGACGAGCAGCTGGCACTCCGCGACACGGTACGGCGCTTCGTTGCCGAAAAGGCGTCGATCGCCGGACATGTGCGCCCGCTGCTTGATGATCCGACGGGCGTGACATCGGAGGTGTGGCAGGGTCTCGCGGATCTTGGAACCACCGGCCTTTTGGTGCCGCAACACTACGGCGGCGCCGGCATGACCATGGTCGAAGCCGGCATCGTTCTCGAGGAACTCGGCGCTGCGCTCTACCCTGGCCCATGGTTGTCGAGCGCGGTCGCCGCGACTCGTGCGCTGATCCGATTCGGCGTCGACGCAGCCGCGTTCTTACCGGGGATTGCCGAAGGCACCACGATCGCGACCGTGGGCCCTTTGATTCAGGACCGTCCGCTGCCGAGGACGACCGGGGGGCAATTTGTACGCGGTGAGATCGGGCTGTTACCGGACGCTGCCGCAGCAAGCTTGCTACTCGTGCTGGTCGATGAGCTCGACAGCACAGCCCTTTTCGCAGTCGAAACCTCCGCCCCTGGTGTCGTTGTGACACCGCAACCCGGAATCGATCAGACCCACAAACAGTTTCGCGTCACCCTTGACGACGCTCCGGCACAGCGTCTTGCCGTCGCCTCTGCGGAAGGTGTTGCCGCGCTTGTCGACGATGTGCTGATCGCCTCGGCCGCCGACGCGCTTGGCGCGGCCCGTGCGGTTATGGAGTCAGCTATCGAATACGCCAAAGTGCGAAAGCAATTCGGTCAGCCGATCGGCGCCTTCCAAGCGGTCCAGCATCTTTGCGTCGACATGTACGAAACTGTCGAGTTGGCACGCAGCGGCGTCATGCACGCGCTGTGGGCTGCCGATGCCGCTGATTCCTACGAGCGCCGCTTGGCTGCACTACGCGCGAAGGCATTCGCTGGCCGGTTGTCGACCGTCGGCGATATCGCGATCCAGGTCTTCGGGGGGATTGGCTACACCTGGGAGCATGACGCCCACCTCTACCTCAAGCGGCTCTTGAACTGGCACTCGCTGTTCGGCAGTTGCGACCGCTACCTCGAGGAAGTCGGCGCGCAACTCGTACACCAATCGGCAAGGAGCAACTCATGA